One window of the Eucalyptus grandis isolate ANBG69807.140 chromosome 8, ASM1654582v1, whole genome shotgun sequence genome contains the following:
- the LOC120286555 gene encoding probable serine/threonine-protein kinase PBL7: MFALDLKGTNSVEGIKLDMLEPEEVFIGTKAIKQMKRLRLIMVRNIRVSGCPKYLSNEIRWLNVHGNNLPTTVKSNGLAQPRNHDSSPTKLAKNEKHRGQIRTILFKFRCKGAASRNRRINCGVALSDFKCIMASAYKLALFLCSRRREGYSYNNGGPDSNSDVLLEEYSAELVHATNNFFDDNKIGVGSTSSVYCGILDDGREMATKWINNARLKVALDVARGIKYLHEFAGPRIVHRDLKSSNILLDKNWSAKATNFGLSRLLPEDEESDFSNPVAGTYIAPEY; encoded by the exons ATGTTCGCTTTGGATTTGAAGGGAACAAACTCTGTTGAAGGTATTAAATTAGACATGCTTGAACCTGAAGAGGTGTTTATAGGTACGAAAGCCATCAAGCAGATGAAAAGGCTAAGACTGATTATGGTTCGTAACATACGTGTATCCGGATGCCCCAAGTATCTTTCGAATGAGATAAGGTGGCTCAATGTGCATGGAAACAACTTGCCAACCACTGTAAAGAGCAATGGTCTTGCACAACCTAGAAATCATGATTCCAGCCCCACCAAACTTGCTAAGAATGAGAAACATCGTGGTCAGATCAGAACAATCTTGTTCAAATTTAGATGCAAAGGTGCGGCATCAAGAAATCGTAGAATTAATTGTGGAGTTGCTCTGTCAGACTTTAAATGTATCATGGCTTCCGCATATAAGCTTGCCCTGTTTTTATGCTCCAGAAGACGCGAGGGATATAGTTATAACAATGGCGGACCAGATTCTAACAGTGATGTGCTGTTGGAAGAGTATTCG gCAGAGCTGGTTCATGCAACTAATAACTTCTTTGATGATAATAAGATTGGAGTAGGCAGCACCAGTTCAGTGTACTGCGGGATATTGGATGATGGGCGGGAAATGGCCACCAAGTGGATAAAT AATGCACGGCTCAAGGTGGCACTGGATGTCGCTAGGGGAATCAAGTACTTGCATGAATTTGCTGGTCCTCGAATAGTACACCGAGACCTCAAGTCATCAAACATATTGCTAGATAAAAACTGGAGTGCTAAAGCTACCAATTTTGGACTTTCCAGACTTCTTCCTGAGGATGAAGAATCAGACTTTTCGAATCCTGTTGCCGGCACTTATATAGCTCCAGAATACTAG
- the LOC104456238 gene encoding disease resistance protein RUN1, with protein MAAASSSSSSSSSSSSSCDAVPRWDYDVFLSFRGEDTRAGFVSHLHSALRRGGARVFIDDELRRGERISLSLERAIESSRIAIVVFSRNFAASTWCLQELTKILEMQDSRGQLVRPVFYHVDPSDVRKQTGDFAEIMARHEEVFGGGGGGGDGSERVKKWRNALRQAANLSGWHLDKGVESELIQKIVEEVSSKLHRPYLNVAQHPVALDKHIQAIRMLLHPEDNGIRVVGICGIGGIGKTTIAKAVHNMIADQFEGSSFLTNVREISWQYGLDKLQEALLRDILGDKTINVGYIQTGVDLIRQKLCNKRILLVLDDVDSTDQLRGLLGERGWFGQGSRIILTTRDEQVVVTHGAEIYKVGELNYDDALQLFSWNAFQEPSPTRDYQLISFGFVHFAKRLPLALIVLGSFLSGKSIQEWNCALERLRVIRDGEIDEILKISFDGLEIHEQTIFLDIACFFKGEDKDTVTKLLDRCNFYPDKGLQILSQKSLIYIDSNKIWMHDLLQEMGREIVRQESPENPGGAADSGIMRIF; from the exons ATGGCGGCTGCAtcgtcatcctcatcatcttcttcttcttcttcctcgtcttGCGACGCCGTCCCTCGATGGGACTACGACGTCTTCCTCAGCTTCCGAGGCGAGGACACTCGCGCTGGCTTCGTCAGCCACCTCCACAGCGCCCTCCGCCGCGGAGGAGCCCGCGTTTTCATTGACGACGAGCTCCGGCGGGGGGAGAGGATCTCCCTTTCGCTGGAGCGGGCCATTGAGAGCTCCAGGATCGCCATCGTCGTCTTCTCCCGCAACTTTGCTGCCTCCACCTGGTGCTTGCAGGAGCTGACCAAGATTCTCGAGATGCAGGACTCGAGAGGGCAACTGGTCCGGCCGGTGTTCTACCACGTTGACCCAAGCGATGTGCGGAAGCAGACCGGGGACTTCGCGGAGATCATGGCGAGGCATGAAGAGGtttttggtggtggtggtggtggtggcgatgGTTCGGAGAGAGTGAAGAAGTGGAGAAACGCACTTCGCCAAGCGGCTAATTTGTCCGGATGGCATCTAGACAAGGG TGTTGAATCTGAACTTATCCAGAAGATTGTTGAAGAAGTGTCAAGCAAGCTACACCGCCCATACTTGAATGTTGCGCAGCATCCAGTTGCTCTTGACAAACATATACAGGCTATTAGAATGTTGTTGCATCCAGAGGACAATGGCATTCGTGTAGTGGGTATCTGCGGGATTGGCGGAATAGGCAAGACAACCATTGCTAAAGCTGTACACAATATGATTGCTGACCAATTCGAAGGTAGTAGCTTTCTGACAAATGTCAGAGAAATTTCTTGGCAGTATGGCCTAGATAAATTGCAAGAAGCTCTTCTTCGTGACATTTTGGGGGATAAAACCATAAATGTTGGCTACATTCAGACAGGTGTAGATTTGATAAGGCAAAAGCTTTGCAATAAAAGGATTTTGTtagttcttgatgatgtggatagTACAGACCAACTAAGGGGCTTATTGGGTGAAAGAGGTTGGTTTGGTCAGGGGAGTAGAATAATTTTAACAACAAGAGATGAACAAGTAGTAGTCACTCACGGTGCAGAAATCTATAAGGTCGGTGAACTAAATTATGATGATGCTCTtcaactttttagttggaatgcCTTTCAGGAACCATCTCCTACAAGAGATTACCAGCTTATCTCCTTTGGCTTTGTTCACTTTGCCAAACGTCTCCCTTTGGCTCTTATTGTATTGGGATCTTTCTTGAGTGGTAAGAGTATTCAAGAATGGAATTGTGCATTAGAAAGATTGAGAGTCATTCGTGATGGTGAGATTGATGAGAttctaaaaattagttttgatggATTGGAAATTCATGAACAAACTATCTTTCTTGACATCGCTTGTTTCTTCAAAGGTGAAGATAAAGATACTGTAACAAAGCTGCTAGATCGCTGTAACTTTTATCCAGACAAGGGGCTCcaaattctctctcaaaaatcacttatatatatagactcaAACAAGATCTGGATGCATGACTTGCTTCAAGAAATGGGTCGAGAAATTGTGCGTCAAGAATCTCCTGAGAATCCTGGCGGCGCAGCAGACTCTGGTATCATGAGGATATTCTGA
- the LOC120286556 gene encoding serine/threonine-protein kinase-like protein CCR4, with amino-acid sequence MIEPEEVFMGTKVLKQMKRLRLILVRNIHMSGCPENLSNEIRWLDVHGNNLLAPVESSGPARPSIHDSSPTKPAKNEKHHGRIRTILFRSRNYKINCRDALPDFKCIMAPSHKLAQFLCFKGRKGCTHNHRQADSDRGDSDSASADSESDMPLQVFRKFSKAELIHASNNFSDHNKIGVGSAGSVYYGILDGREVAIKWTYVTRKGFEYGAFIAEIQTLCHVNHKNLVRMLGFHATCSEHALVSLISWTTRLKVALDVARGMEYLHEFTRPQIVHGDVKSANILLDKSWTAKIADFGSSVHLPEDEESDHREVVSGTMGYLAPEYISTNRLTTKADVYGYGIVLLELLSGRKALQRDEDGPLCHITEVVVPNIIEGKICQSLDPRLPVPAHFEMIAVSDMAYLAVDCVHMQAENRPPMTYVVDSLRSALAKCLPDCL; translated from the exons ATGATTGAGCCTGAAGAGGTGTTTATGGGTACAAAAGTTCTCAAACAGATGAAAAGGCTTAGATTGATTTTGGTTCGAAACATCCATATGTCTGGATGCCCCGAGAATCTTTCGAATGAGATAAGGTGGCTCGATGTGCATGGAAACAACTTGCTAGCACCTGTAGAGAGCTCTGGTCCTGCACGACCAAGCATTCATGATTCCAGTCCCACCAAACCTGCTAAGAATGAGAAACATCATGGTCGGATCAGAACGATCTTGTTTAGATCAAGAAACTACAAAATTAATTGCAGAGATGCTCTGCCAGACTTTAAATGTATTATGGCTCCCTCGCATAAGCTTGCCCAATTTTTATGCTTCAAAGGACGCAAGGGTTGTACTCATAATCATCGCCAAGCAGATTCTGACCGCGGGGACTCTGACAGCGCGAGTGCAGATTCTGAGAGTGATATGCCCTTGCAG GTGTTCAGAAAATTTTCGAAGGCTGAGCTAATTCATGCAAGTAACAATTTCTCCGATCATAATAAGATTGGAGTAGGCAGCGCCGGTTCAGTGTATTACGGGATATTGGATGGGCGGGAAGTGGCCATCAAGTGGACATATGTAACCAGAAAAGGCTTTGAATATGGTGCTTTCATCGCCGAGATCCAGACTCTCTGTCATGTCAATCACAAGAATCTTGTTCGGATGTTGGGATTTCATGCAACATGCAGTGAGCACGCCCTAGTAT CTCTGATTTCGTGGACGACACGGCTCAAGGTGGCACTAGATGTCGCGAGGGGAATGGAGTACTTGCATGAATTCACACGTCCTCAAATAGTGCACGGAGATGTGAAGTCAGCAAACATATTGCTGGACAAAAGCTGGACTGCCAAAATTGCAGATTTTGGATCCTCCGTCCATCTTcctgaagatgaagaatcaGACCATCGGGAAGTTGTTAGCGGCACCATGGGTTATTTGGCTCCAGAATATATCTCGACCAATAGACTAACAACTAAGGCGGATGTGTATGGCTATGGCATCGTGTTGCTTGAACTATTATCTGGGCGCAAAGCACTCCAAAGGGATGAAGATGGCCCATTATGCCATATCACGGAGGTCGTAGTTCCAAACATAATCGAGGGTAAAATTTGCCAGTCTCTGGACCCAAGATTGCCAGTTCCGGCCCATTTCGAGATGATAGCAGTATCAGACATGGCGTACCTCGCGGTGGATTGCGTTCACATGCAAGCGGAAAACCGACCCCCTATGACTTATGTAGTGGACTCCCTCAGGAGTGCTTTAGCTAAATGCTTACCGGATTGTCTCTAA
- the LOC104456240 gene encoding protein YIF1B, with translation MYNNPATQPGGVPIPPTNPQPTPFGNTFYGAGSGLIRGGLGAYGEKILGSSSEYVQSNISRYFSDPQYYFQVNDQYVRNKLKVVMFPFLHRGHWTRITEPVGGRLSYKPPIYDINAPDLYIPLMAFGTYVVLAGVLLGLQGKFSPEALNWLFVKGSLGWCMQVGLLKVTLLSLGSGEAPLLDIVAYAGYTFTGLCLAILGKIVLRYTYFVLMPWTCLCMGIFLVKTMKRVLFAEVRSYDSSRHHYLLIFIALAQFPLFMWLGNISVNWLF, from the exons ATGTATAACAATCCGGCCACACAGCCTGGTGGGGTGCCCATACCTCCAACAAATCCTCAGCCCACCCCCTTTGGGAATACTTTTTATGGTGCTGGTTCAGGACTTATCCGTGGTGGGCTTGGTGCTTATGGAGAAAAAATTTTAGGATCTAGCTCTGAGTATGTGCAAAGTAAT ATTAGCAGGTATTTTTCTGATCCTCAGTACTATTTTCAAGTGAATGACCAATATGTGAGGAACAAGTTGAAGGTGGTTATGTTTCCATTCCTCCATAGG GGGCACTGGACACGAATTACTGAGCCAGTGGGAGGCAGGCTGTCATATAAGCCCCCGATATATGACATTAATGCTCCAGATTTGTACATTCCGCTTATGGCATTTGGTACTTATGTTGTTCTTGCAGGCGTGCTGTTGGGTCTTCAGGGGAA GTTCAGCCCTGAAGCCTTAAACTGGCTGTTTGTCAAAGGATCGCTTGGCTGGTGTATGCAAGTAGGACTGCTAAAAGTAACATTACTGTCATTGGGTAGTGGTGAGGCACCGTTGCTGGACATCGTGGCATACGCTGGTTATACTTTCACAGGATTGTGCTTGGCAATTCTTGGGAAGATTGTGTTGAGATACACGTACTTCGTGCTGATGCCGTGGACCTGCTTGTGCATGGGAATCTTTCTGGTGAAGACCATGAAGCGAGTTCTGTTTGCGGAGGTGAGGAGTTATGATTCAAGCAGGCACCACTATCTGTTGATCTTTATTGCCCTTGCTCAGTTTCCGCTCTTCATGTGGCTTGGCAATATCAGTGTCAATTGGCTTTTCTGA
- the LOC104456239 gene encoding B-box zinc finger protein 24-like has translation MKIQCDVCERAPATMICCADEAALCAKCDVEVHAANKLASKHQRLLLHSLSSKLPVCDICQEKAAFIFCVEDRALFCKDCDESIHPAGSLSANHQRLLATGIRVALSSSCTKEAEKTEPEPPSRNKPHTSVKSPQQEAPSFTSSWGVDDELLQLPDFESSDKKEQLEFGELEWLADMGLFADQVPQEALAAAEVPQLPLPPSSNCTSYRTSKSQMPHKKPRIEYVDDDDEFFTVPDLG, from the exons ATGAAGATACAGTGCGACGTGTGCGAGAGGGCGCCGGCGACGATGATCTGCTGCGCCGACGAGGCCGCGCTCTGCGCCAAGTGCGACGTCGAGGTCCACGCCGCGAACAAGCTCGCCAGCAAGCACCAGAGGCTCCTCCTCCACTCCCTCTCCAGCAAGCTCCCTGTTTGCGACATCTGCCAA GAGAAGGCAGCTTTCATCTTTTGCGTGGAAGACAGAGCTCTCTTCTGCAAGGATTGTGATGAATCAATTCATCCCGCCGGAAGCCTGTCTGCAAATCACCAGAGGTTACTGGCAACTGGAATCAGAGTCGCTCTTAGCTCTAGCTGCACCAAAGAAGCTGAGAAGACTGAACCTGAGCCACCAAGCCGGAATAAACCTCATACCTCGGTGAAATCGCCCCAACAGGAAGCTCCCAGTTTCACATCTTCGTGGGGTGTCGATGATGAACTGCTACAGTTGCCAGACTTTGAATCCTCCGACAAG AAGGAACAACTCGAGTTTGGTGAGCTAGAATGGCTCGCCGATATGGGTCTCTTTGCTGATCAGGTTCCTCAAGAAGCCCTAGCCGCAGCTGAAGTTCCTCAGCTCCCGTTGCCACCCTCAAGCAACTGCACTTCATACCGGACCTCGAAATCCCAGATGCCTCACAAGAAACCTAGGATTGAATACGTAGATGATGACGACGAGTTTTTCACCGTTCCTGATCTTGGCTGA